A window of the Bos indicus x Bos taurus breed Angus x Brahman F1 hybrid chromosome X, Bos_hybrid_MaternalHap_v2.0, whole genome shotgun sequence genome harbors these coding sequences:
- the SUV39H1 gene encoding histone-lysine N-methyltransferase SUV39H1, with product MAENLKGCSVCCKSSWNQLQDLCRLAKLSCPALGISKRNLYDFEVEYLCDYKKIREQEYYLVKWRGYPDSESTWEPRQNLKCVRILKQFHKDLERELLRRHHRSKPPRHLDPSLANYLVQKAKQRRALRRWEQELNAKRSHLGRITVENEVDLDGPPRAFVYINEYRVGEGITLNQVAVGCECQDCLWAPAGGCCPGASLHKFAYNDQGQVRLRAGLPIYECNSRCRCGYDCPNRVVQKGIRYDLCIFRTDDGRGWGVRTLEKIRKNSFVMEYVGEIITSEEAERRGQIYDRQGATYLFDLDYVEDVYTVDAAYYGNISHFVNHSCDPNLQVYNVFIDNLDERLPRIAFFATRTIRAGEELTFDYNMQVDPVDMESTRMDSNFGLAGLPGSPKKRVRIECKCGTESCRKYLF from the exons ATGGCGGAAAATTTAAAAG GCTGCAGTGTGTGTTGCAAATCTTCTTGGAATCAGCTACAGGACCTGTGCCGCCTGGCCAAGCTCTCCTGCCCTGCCCTTGGCATCTCCAAGAGGAACCTCTATGACTTTGAAGTCGAGTACCTGTGCGATTACAAAAAGATCCGC gAACAGGAGTATTACCTGGTAAAATGGCGTGGGTACCCAGACTCCGAGAGCACTTGGGAACCACGGCAGAATCTCAAGTGTGTGCGCATTCTCAAGCAGTTCCACAAGGACTTGGAAAGGGAGCTGCTCCGGCGGCACCACCGGTCAAAGCCACCCCGGCACCTGGACCCAAGCCTGGCCAACTACCTGGTGCAGAAGGCCAAGCAGAGGCGGGCACTCCGGCGCTGGGAGCAGGAGCTCAATGCCAAGCGCAGCCACCTGGGACGCATCACCGTGGAGAACGAAGTGGACCTGGATGGCCCCCCACGGGCCTTCGTGTACATCAACGAGTACCGTGTTGGTGAGGGCATCACCCTCAACCAGGTGGCTGTGGGCTGCGAGTGCCAGGACTGTCTGTGGGCACCGGCCGGAGGCTGCTGCCCTGGGGCGTCACTGCACAAGTTTGCCTACAATGACCAGGGCCAGGTGCGCCTGCGAGCCGGGCTGCCCATCTATGAGTGCAACTCCCGCTGCCGCTGTGGCTATGACTGCCCCAACCGCGTGGTACAGAAGGGCATCCGCTACGACCTCTGCATCTTCCGCACGGATGATGGACGCGGCTGGGGTGTCCGCACGCTGGAGAAGATCCGCAAGAACAGTTTCGTCATGGAGTACGTGGGCGAG ATCATTACCTCAGAGGAGGCAGAGCGGCGGGGCCAGATCTATGACCGCCAGGGTGCCACCTACCTCTTCGACCTGGACTACGTGGAGGATGTGTACACTGTGGACGCCGCCTATTACGGCAACATCTCTCACTTTGTCAACCACAGT TGTGACCCCAACCTCCAGGTGTACAACGTCTTCATAGACAACCTTGATGAGCGGCTGCCCCGCATTGCTTTCTTTGCCACCAGAACCATCCGGGCAGGCGAGGAGCTCACCTTTGATTACAACATGCAag TGGACCCGGTGGACATGGAGAGCACACGCATGGACTCCAACTTTGGCCTGGCTGGGCTCCCCGGCTCTCCCAAGAAGCGGGTCCGCATTGAATGCAAGTGTGGGACTGAATCCTGCCGCAAATACCTCTTCTAG